The Amycolatopsis nigrescens CSC17Ta-90 genomic interval GCGAGCAGGACCACGTCGGCGTCCAGCATCGGTACGAGATCGGTGCGCACCCGATGCCCAGCGTCGATCCCGAGCAGCTTCGTACCGGTCAGCACGCTGACTCCTTCGGACTTGAGCCAGCGGAGGATCTCGGTACCCGCTTCCTCGCCGAGCCTTTCCCGCTGTGGCAGCGCCTCGGGGCACAGCACGGTGACCTGCGGACCCAGCCGGCTGAGGGACACCGCCGCCTCGCAGCCGATGAACCCGGCCCCGACCACGAGCACGCTGCGGCCGCCCCTGGCCGCCGCGCGCAGCTCCCGCGCGCTTTCGGCGGAGCGCAGCGTGCGGACCTCGGCGTGCTCCGCTCCCGGCACCGAAGGTCGTTTCGGCTCGCGCCGCTCGCGAGGAGACAGCGGGAGTACGCCACCGTCTCACCGGCGGCGGTCGTGACGGTCCGTGCGCCGGTGTCCCATGCCGTTACCGGGTCCTCCAGTGAGATGTCGATCCCGCGCTCGGTGTAGAAGGACGGCTCTTCGAGCGGGAGTTCCCCGTCGCCTGCTTCGTCGCGCAGGAATTCCTTCGACAGCGGTGGCCTCGCGTACGGGGCTTCCCTGTCGGCGGTGAGCATGCGGATCTCGCCGACAAGGCGGCGGGGCACGGGCTTCCCGACGGCCAGCAGGGGGCCGTCGATCACGGGCTCGCGAGCGGATGGAGGTCGTTCAGGAGAGGGCGACCCAGCGTAGCCAGCCACGGTCGGCACCCGCCGCGGTCAGCAGTGCGGCGAGCACCCCGGTGGCCCCGGAGAGCAGGCTCTGGTCCGTGTCACCCAGCCGCACGATCTCCGGCAGCCGTTCGCGCAGGAACCCGTCCAGCCGTTCGCGCAGTACCGCGGCGGGGGAGAACGATGCTTGCCGGTCGAACGCGTCGGCTACCAGCAGGATCCCGGCCGCGCCGTGGCAGATGGCCAGTGCGTCGCCGGTCCGTTCGGTGTCGAGGTGCCGGCAAGCATCGTAGGCGTCGCAAAAGGTCCGGATGGCCGCCAGCGCGGCGTCGCATAAGGAGCGGCCTTCGTCGAAGCCGGCTCGGCGCAGGGCGCATCCCGCGGTCCACAGGGCCCAGCTGATGCCGGGGTTTCCGTAGCACCATGCCTGCCTGCGCACGACACCGAGCGCAGGACTGCCCGGTTCGGGCAGGCGGGCCCGCCACGACACCACCCCGAGTTCGTCGACCTCCTGGTGGCGGTACAGCCAGGAGGCCAGGTTCCTGATGGCGGGGAGGGTGCCCGGTGCCTGCCGGTCGGACACCATGCTGAGCGCGGCGAGCGTGCCGGCGACACCGTGGGCGAGACCGGTGATCACCGCACCCTGCGTCCAACCCAGTAGCGGGTGTCCTGCGTGCGCGCCGATCCGGAAGCCGGTTAGCCGGGGATCGGCCGCCAGCTCGGCCAGGTGCCTTGCCATCGGCGTCGGCTCACCGGTCGTCAGCGCGAGAAGCGCACCTGCCGGGCCGCTGACCAGGTCGTAGTCGGTGAAGCCGACCTCGCTGGATCGCCAGTGCTGCTTGGCGGTGCGAAGGGCGGCCGCGGTGCGTTCCGCGGCCGGGGTGACATCGGTGTGCACGCTGGAGATCAGCCGCATTCCGGCCAGCACGCCGGCGAAGCCGCCGTGCAGCGCCGGGCCGCGGCAGTGGACGCTCCCGCGCAGCCAGGCGCGCATCGCGTCGTGACTCACCCGATGTTGCGCGATGGACGCTACCGGGTTCTGTGCGACCAGTGTCGCGAGTACGGCCGGTCCGAGGTCGGGCGCGGCCGTACTCGCGTTCTGCCGTGCGATCCAGGAGGTGAGTACCGCGCCGGCGGCCGTCAGCAGCTCCCGGGAGGTAGCGCGGCCCTGATCAGCCGTCTGCGTGGTCATCCTCGCTGGTCGCCCGACCCGGTCACCAGCAGTGGTACCAGGACCACGGGCCACAGCCGTAACTACAGAGCAGCAATGACGGAGTTTCGGCGTTGTCTACGGTGCTGAGCTGGTTGATCTGGGTGTCGAGCTGGTCGACCAGGCTGTCCAGTTCGGACAGTTCCAATGTGGATTCCATGTGGTTCTCCTTCTCTTGTTCATTTCCCCACCGGTTGCGGTGGTGCCAGGGAGCTGTCCGAGCGTGGCCGGGGCAGCATCGGGTTTTCCGTGGTGGTGACTTCGTGCCAGGCCGCGACCGCCTGTGTGGCGAGCCGCGCCGGGCTGGTGGTGAGCGGCAGCCGGATCAGCAGTTGGGCGGCGAGTTGGGCGCCGTGTTCGTCGAGCACCGGCAGCCGGCCGGGGGCGGGCAGCATTTCCTCCAGGACGAGTCGGGAGACGGCGGGGTCGTCGAGCAGCCGGTCGAAGATCCGCAAAGCCGCGAGGCTGTCCAGGTCGACCGGCCGGGATCGGCGGCCGCCGTCGGCACGGACGAGGTTCCAGCGTGGTGCTCCGGTGGCCGGCCGCAGGTTCGCCAGCGCACGGGCTCGTGCGCCGAAGTCCGCGCCCGGCCGGGGAAGCAGGTCGCGCCCGACTCGCACTGAGCCAGGTGCGACTACCAGCTCGCCGTCCAGCAGGAGCCGGGGCGTGCCGGCCCGCAGGGGGAACACCGCGGTGGGATCCCCGAACAGCCGCGGGGTGGCCAGCCTGCTCGCCGGTGCCGCGGCGGTGAGCAGCGGGACCAGCGTGTCCCAAGGGGGTGGTGGTCGCCGGGTGGCGTGGTAGACCGGCCACAGCAGACCGCCGTCGAGGTCCTCGGCGATCACCCGCCCTTCGTGGCGCCGCAAAGTGATGCGCTCCAGCGGGAGGTACCGGCGCGCGTTCGCGTGGTCGTCCAGGTAGGTGGACGGATCGGCGTCCCCGGTCCAGGTGCGGGTGTAGCAGGGGCGGCGAACGGTGTTGGCGCCTTGATGGCCTTGCGGGGGCACCAGGATCTCGACGAACTCGGCTTCGCCTTCGGCCGCGGTCGCTTCGAGGAACGCGCGGTAGTCGTCGACCTGCCGAACCTGGCCGTGCAGGGCACGCAGCGCGCCGGCGAACCGGGCGTCGACCACTCCGGCCGGCACCACGGCCTCCAGCACGGCCAATGGCTTCCGCAGCGGCCGGAGCAGGCAGTCCACCGGCCATCGTGGCCGGGCGGCGGGCGGTGCGCCGATTTCGTCCAGCACCGTCCGGTCGATGTCGATCTCGGCGGCGCCGTCCTGTGCCGTGAGCCAGTCGCACAGCCGCTGGTAGGCGGTACCGGGCCGGGGCCTCGGCCAAGAGGAGCTCGGTGGCTCGACCGGTTCGGTCTCGTGGTCGCGAAGAAACTCCGCGAAGATCTCCGTGACCGGCCGAGGGTGCGCACCGACCAGCTGGAGCGCTGGGTGCGGCTGGTCGTGCCCGCCGTGGGCCAGCACTTCGGCGAGCCGGTTCGCCTGCGCTAGTAGTTCGGGCAGCCTGGCCGCGGCGGTGGCCGAGACATGGCCGCTCACCCGGCGATAGACGTCCGCGAAGCCGGATCCGGTGGCCTCGCCGCTGGGGTTTGCGGTCCAGCTCTCCAGTCTGCCGACCGGTTCCGCCGAAATCTGCACTACTCCGAGCCGGACCAGGTGGTGCAGGAAGTCCCGCAGTACCGTCCGGCTCCGCTCGTCCGCCGCGGGCACCAGCCGGGCCAGCACTTCGGTGGCCCGCAAGGCGCGGGCACCCAACACGCGGCGAACCGCGTCCACCGCCGGGGTCAGCCGTACGAGGATCTGGCGCATGCCGTCGGCGCTGTCGTGGTCGGCCACCCGGCAGCACAGCCGGTCGCCTTCCACCCAGCTCGGTGCGGCCAGGCTCAGCCATGCCTCCGGCAGGCCGGCCTCGGCGGCGAGTGCGCGCCGGTCGCCCTGGATGTTGCTCAGCCGGTGCACCGCGAACTCGCCGACCGTGAGCTCGTCGACCAGCGTGTCCATCGGCCCCGGTGCGAGGTCCACCAAGGCGACCTGGCCGAGCCAGCCGCGTGGGGTGCTCTTCAACGCGGCCCGGGACAACAGCCGCAGCAGGTAGTCGGCGCGCTTGCGCATCCGCTTGCCGGTCCATCGCTCTCCCGCGGCGAGCCGGCCGCGGATCTCGCCGATCAACGCCGGGGCGGTCGCCGTCATCATGCGCCGGACGGCTTCGTCGCCGGTGACCAGTTCCCAGGGGAGTTCGAGCAGCCGTCGCTCCGCGTTGTCCAGCGCGGCGAGCAGTTCGCCGTCCCTGGTGACCAGCTCGGTCGACCAGGCGCCGGCCAGCAGCAGATCGGTGCCCAGATCACCGGACGCGCCCAGTGTGCGTCCGGCGGCGGCGAGTCGCGTGCACGATCCCCGGTCGACGAACTCACCGCGGTGCAGCCGCCTGCGCAGCTCGATGGCCGAACGCCGCAGGGCGGTCGTGAGGTGGGGCTGCGGGACGAGCTCCTGGCCGACGCGGTCGGCGAGTGCCTTCGTGAAGTCCCGGTAGGCGGCCTCGGCACGGATCTGGGACCGCACCTGATCGAACAGCTCCGGGCTGCCGGCGGCGGCCGGCACCGCGGCCGGGAGGCCGGCGACCCGCAGCAGGGCGGTGGTCCCGGCTGTACCGCTTGCCGGACGGTCAACGGACATGGTCGGCCACCCTGGCCAGCGACTCGGTGATCAGCACCTGTCTGCCGAAGCTCAACGCCGCCCTGTTCCAGTGGAAGACGACGTAGTGGGCGGCGGCCTGACGTGGTCCGATGCTGGCCTGGTCACCGCTGAAGTACTCCGTCCACCACTGGCGCAGCAAGGGCCTGGCCTGCTCGGCATGTCGTTCGGCCAAGTGCCGGGCGTGCTCGGGTACCGCCCGTGCCAGTTCGCCGGGCCGGCTCCAGCAGCGGAGGAACTCCGCGGCAACGTCCGCTGTGCCGTCCGCCGCGCCGCTGGGCCACCGCCGTCCCGCCTCGCGCACCCTGGCCCACACGTCGCGGTCCTCCCCGGCGTCGCCCCGCAGTTCCTCGAAGACCGTGCGCAGCATCAGCAGGGACAGTGCCCACGAGGGACAGCCGTCCGGCCTGGTGTGCTGGTCCAGCCAGGTCAGGGAGTCCACCGTGAACAGTCGGTGCGCCCAGGACATCGAGGCGGGGCCGCCGAAGAGGTGCATTTCGGGTTCGTACACCGCCGGGCGTATTTCGGTGACCAGTCCTGCTTCGCGCCATTCCCGGACGCGCTGGTGCAACGCTGTCTTCAGCGCGTCCGTATGCCCCACGGCCGGTGCGAAGCGCAACCGCAGGCCGGGCGGCTTGTGCATGAAAAAGAAATCGGAGATTTCCCCGTGGGCAAGCCATTCGCGGGCCAGGGACGCTACTTCCGGGTAAAGCAGGCGTGCCTGACCGGCACCCGGCGCCAATCCCAGCTGCACCCACGCCTCACCGCTGGCGGCCGCCAAGGCGGCCGCGCCCGCGGTGAGGAACGTCCGGTGTGCCTCCGCGAGGCCGGTGGTGTCCTTGCCGTCCGACAACGCCGTGATGCAGTCGGACAGGAACTCGACCATCGATACCGAATGGCCACGCAAATGCATCGCCGTTGGCACCACCATCTTATCTTTCCCCTCGGAGCTCGGAGCGGATTCCGCTGCGGTGGATCTGCGGCCTCAGCCCATGGTGATCCCTCCGTCGTGCTTGGAGAACGGCCGTCGCCACGATGTACCCGATGTGTTGGCGCGGCTGGAAAAAGCTTGCACTTTTCGGAAACCCGACGGATGCGCGCCAACCAGCAACGATAGAGATCACATTCGATGATGGGCATTAATCAGCCCTGGGTTCCATCACCCTGGCGAATTACGGCGTCCCGATCGGTGGCCGTTTCAGTGTTGTGTATCTGCCATTCGGGCAGCCCGGTCACTCAGTGCCGGTGATCCGGCCGGAATCGGTGCGCGCGGGAGGGGACATGGCAACCCAAGCGGTGGATGTGGTCCACCGGCCGGTGGACCGGTGCGCACTCCGAGCAATGTGCTGCCCGTACCGCGATACTCCTGCCGGACGGGCGGTGCTTCCGCGGTCCGGCCACACGGGCGTGCCCAGCGCCGGCAGGGGCCTTGACGACTGTCGCGTCAACGCCCCTGCGCGAGCGTAGGCGTCTACGCGCTGCGGCCAGGGTTGAGCTTGCGGGCGAGGCGTTCGGGCCTGGGCCAGCGGACCTGGGTGGCCCAGCCGAGCTTCTCGAACATCCAGATGATGCGCGCGGACATGTCGAGCTGGCCGCGGCGGACGCCGTGGCGTGCGCCGGTGGGGTCGGCGTGGTGGGAGTTGTGCCAGGACTCGCCCATGGAGGCGATGGCCAGTGGCCAGAAGTTCGCGGACTTGTCCCTGGCGGTGAAGGGCCGGTCGCCGATCATGTGGCAGAGCGAGTTGACCGACCAGGTGACGTGGTGCAGCAGCGCGACGCGGACCAGGCTGGCCCAGAAGAACGCGGTGAGCGCGCCTTGCCAGGACAGGGTCGCGAGTCCGCCGATGAGGGCGGGTGCGAGCAGGGTGGCCACGGTCAGTCCGGGAAACCAGCGGTTGACCCTGGTGATGTCGGGGTCGGCGAGCAGATCGGGGGCGAAGCGTTTCGCGTTGGTCTGTTCGCGCTGGAACAGCCAGCCCATGTGGGCGTGCCAGAAGCCCTTGGCCAGTGCGGCCGGGCTGGTGCCGAACCGCCAGGGGGAGTGCGGGTCGCCGTCGCGGTCGGCGTAGGCGTGGTGACGGCGGTGGTCGGCGACCCAGCCGATCACCGGGCCTTGCATGGCCATGCTGCCGGTGACGGCGAGGGCGATGCGCAGGCCGCGCTTGGCCTTGAACGCGCCGTGCGTGAAGTGGCGGTGGAACCCGACGGTCACGCCGAGGCCGGTCAGGAAGTAGAAGCCGAGGGCGAGGCCGACGTCGAGCCAGCCAAGCCCCCAGCCCCAGGCGATGGGCACGGCGGCGGCGAGTGCGAGTAGCGGGACGATGGTGAACAGCTTGACGAGGAAGCTCTCGGTTGAGCTCTTTTCGCCCGACAGCATGGGTTCCGCGCTCGTGCGAGGTTCCTTGGCCGCTCGCTCCAGGGTGGTGGTCATGATCGATCTCTCCGGTAACTGAACTTCGTCGCCGGGGTCTGGGGCGATCGTTGAGGGAGTAGCCGTCTCACGGCGGGCTAAACCCGTGACTACGGTGGGTGATGTGGCTGGTACGGAAGGGCCGGGCACCGTGCGGTGTCCCGGCCACTCCCTGGTCAGGCGATCAGACCGCGCGTACGCCGCTGGCCTGCGGCCCCTTGGGGCCCTGGGCCAAGGTGAACTCGACGTACTGGTTCTCCTCGAGACTGCGGAAGCCCGCGCCCTCGATCTCGGAGTAGTGCACGAACACGTCGGGTCCGTCCTCGCGGGCGATGAAGCCGAAGCCCTTTTCCGCGTTGAACCACTTCACGGTTCCTTGAGTCATAGCTGTTTCCTTACAGGTGTTCATTCGCGGGGCGGCGGTCGCCGCACCCGGGCCGGACTGTCAGACGACTACTTCTCCGGCTTGTCCTGCAAGAAAAAGAAGTGGAACGCCCGCAACGTTCTTGGCGAGCGTGCACGAAACACGAACACATAAAACCAACGACCACTCCGTACAACCACGTCGGTGCCGGATTCGTTCCCGGCAGGCGCCCGGGGTGGGCCGGGTCACCGCGTCCCGGCGAAGGTGTCGAGGTCGTGGCTGAGCCGGTCCGAGGGGTCGCCGCGGTCCCGCTCGTCTAGCAACTGTTGAGGGTGAAGCCCAGGTTCGTGGTGCGGGAGGAGTGTCGGTGAGCAGGCCCCTCTATCAGCTGAAGGCGGAGTTCTTCAAGACTTTGGGGCACCCGGCGCGGATCCGGGTGCTGGAGCTGTTGTCGCAGCGGGAGCACGCGGTGGCGGAGACGCTGCCCGAGGTCGGGATCGAGCCGGCGAACCTGTCCCAGCAGTTGGCGGTGCTGCGACGGGCGGGTCTGGTGGTGACCCGTAAAGAGGGCTCGACGGTGCTCTACGCGTTGACCAGCACGCAGGTGGCCGATTTGCTGGCGGTGGCCCGGCAGATCCTGACCGGGGTGCTCTCCGGTCAGGTGGAGTTGCTGGATGATCTGCGCACCCGGTGACCTCGACCGGGTCGGCCCGGCGTGGGTCGGATTCGGCCGCGCCGGACGGCTAGGGCGCCGTCCCCAATTTTCTCGGTTCGAGTGCGGCGGGAGCAGGATGTGCTGAGTTTGTGGCGCAAGATCCGCGTTCGGCTCCTCCTGCCGCCACTGCATCCCGACCGCGTGAGCCAGGTGCTGCGCCGCCTGCTCCACTCTTACGCCGAGGCCCGGTGACGCGGCCGCCCGGCGGAAATGCTGCTCGACTTTGCCGACGTACGACGCCTGCACCACTGGGCCGTGTACCTCGCCATCGACCCGATTGGTGATAGACGGTTCTGTTCCCGAAGACGTGGACGGTTGGTCGTCTCGTCGAGAGGGCGTGGCATCAGCGGGCACGCCCGCGATGGTCTCGTGATCGACCTCCGGCAGGACTCCTCGAGCGCGCAGATGCCCCAAATGGCCCAGCGCTGACCTGATCATCATCTTGCGTTGTCAGCGGCCAGTCGGAATTCCCCGCGGACGGCCACCCACGGACGGCCAGTTCGACTCCCCGCTGGCGGCCATTTGCACGGTCAGTGATCGCAGCAGGTTCGTCGGCCGGCGCGGCAGTGCTGGTCATGCCGCGAGGTTGATCGCGCCTCGACCGCCAGCACGGCGCGTTGAACGGCGCGGCGCGGTGGCACGGGATCCGTCAGTTGCCAAGGTCGTTGCGGCTCGGCGTCGTTGCAAGAACACGTTCTCGATAGCGGGCGCCTGCGCGTCAGTCTCCTCCTGCCGCGAACGCCCTCTTCTGCCGATGACAGGTTGTTCGCCGACGGGTGATCAGGTGGGGCAGCGGTAGCGGTCATAGGCCTCATCGGTTGGTGACGCCGCCGCGTCGGCCGGCAGTCGGGTCTGTCCCGGATTGAACTTCCGCGGTGACGTTGCCGTCGTCGTTGGCGGAGGTCCACCCATGAGTTCTGTGCGGCACCTGGTGGGCTCGCCGGGCGCGTCGTGGTC includes:
- a CDS encoding acyl-CoA desaturase → MTTTLERAAKEPRTSAEPMLSGEKSSTESFLVKLFTIVPLLALAAAVPIAWGWGLGWLDVGLALGFYFLTGLGVTVGFHRHFTHGAFKAKRGLRIALAVTGSMAMQGPVIGWVADHRRHHAYADRDGDPHSPWRFGTSPAALAKGFWHAHMGWLFQREQTNAKRFAPDLLADPDITRVNRWFPGLTVATLLAPALIGGLATLSWQGALTAFFWASLVRVALLHHVTWSVNSLCHMIGDRPFTARDKSANFWPLAIASMGESWHNSHHADPTGARHGVRRGQLDMSARIIWMFEKLGWATQVRWPRPERLARKLNPGRSA
- a CDS encoding thiopeptide-type bacteriocin biosynthesis protein, yielding MHLRGHSVSMVEFLSDCITALSDGKDTTGLAEAHRTFLTAGAAALAAASGEAWVQLGLAPGAGQARLLYPEVASLAREWLAHGEISDFFFMHKPPGLRLRFAPAVGHTDALKTALHQRVREWREAGLVTEIRPAVYEPEMHLFGGPASMSWAHRLFTVDSLTWLDQHTRPDGCPSWALSLLMLRTVFEELRGDAGEDRDVWARVREAGRRWPSGAADGTADVAAEFLRCWSRPGELARAVPEHARHLAERHAEQARPLLRQWWTEYFSGDQASIGPRQAAAHYVVFHWNRAALSFGRQVLITESLARVADHVR
- a CDS encoding lanthionine synthetase LanC family protein; its protein translation is MTTQTADQGRATSRELLTAAGAVLTSWIARQNASTAAPDLGPAVLATLVAQNPVASIAQHRVSHDAMRAWLRGSVHCRGPALHGGFAGVLAGMRLISSVHTDVTPAAERTAAALRTAKQHWRSSEVGFTDYDLVSGPAGALLALTTGEPTPMARHLAELAADPRLTGFRIGAHAGHPLLGWTQGAVITGLAHGVAGTLAALSMVSDRQAPGTLPAIRNLASWLYRHQEVDELGVVSWRARLPEPGSPALGVVRRQAWCYGNPGISWALWTAGCALRRAGFDEGRSLCDAALAAIRTFCDAYDACRHLDTERTGDALAICHGAAGILLVADAFDRQASFSPAAVLRERLDGFLRERLPEIVRLGDTDQSLLSGATGVLAALLTAAGADRGWLRWVALS
- a CDS encoding ArsR/SmtB family transcription factor, producing the protein MSRPLYQLKAEFFKTLGHPARIRVLELLSQREHAVAETLPEVGIEPANLSQQLAVLRRAGLVVTRKEGSTVLYALTSTQVADLLAVARQILTGVLSGQVELLDDLRTR
- a CDS encoding cold-shock protein, with protein sequence MTQGTVKWFNAEKGFGFIAREDGPDVFVHYSEIEGAGFRSLEENQYVEFTLAQGPKGPQASGVRAV